One part of the Oncorhynchus keta strain PuntledgeMale-10-30-2019 unplaced genomic scaffold, Oket_V2 Un_scaffold_7763_pilon_pilon, whole genome shotgun sequence genome encodes these proteins:
- the LOC127929537 gene encoding uncharacterized protein LOC127929537 isoform X14, which translates to MVIASWSKLLPMALRFVGLTPVLSSKLLPMALRFVGLTPVLSSKLLPMALRFVGLTPVLSSKLLPMALRFVGLTPVLSSKLLPMALRFVGLTPVLSSKLLPMALRFVGLTPVLSSKLLPMALRFVGLTPVLSSKLLPMALRFVGLTPVLSSKLLPMALRFVGLTPVLSSKLLPMALRFVGLTPVLSSKLLPMALRFVGLTPVLSSKLLPMALRFVGLTPVFFLRVIFG; encoded by the exons atggtaATAGCTTCGTGGAGTAAGCTGTTGCCTATGGCTCTGAGGTTTGTGGGTTTGACCCCAGTGCTAAGCAGTAAGCTGTTGCCTATGGCTCTGAGGTTTGTGGGTTTGACCCCAGTGCTAAGCAGTAAGCTGTTGCCTATGGCTCTGAG GTTCGTGGGTTTGACCCCGGTGCTAAGCAGTAAGCTGTTGCCTATGGCTCTGAGGTTCGTGGGTTTGACCCCGGTGCTAAGCAGTAAGCTGTTGCCTATGGCTCTGAGGTTCGTGGGTTTGACCCCGGTGCTAAGCAGTAAGCTGTTGCCTATGGCTCTGAG GTTTGTGGGTTTGACCCCAGTGCTAAGCAGTAAGCTGTTGCCTATGGCTCTGAGGTTCGTGGGTTTGACCCCGGTGCTAAGCAGTAAGCTGTTGCCTATGGCTCTGAGGTTCGTGGGTTTGACCCCGGTGCTAAGCAGTAAGCTGTTGCCTATGGCTCTGAGGTTCGTGGGTTTGACCCCAGTGCTAAGCAGTAAGCTGTTGCCTATGGCTCTGAGGTTTGTGGGTTTGACCCCAGTGCTAAGCAGTAAGCTGTTGCCTATGGCTCTGAGGTTCGTTGGTTTGACCCCGGTGCTAAGCAGTAAGCTGTTGCCTATGGCTCTGAGGTTCGTGGGTTTGACCCCAGTGTTCTTTCTTCGGGTGATCTTTGGGTGA